The Limnochorda sp. LNt genome includes a region encoding these proteins:
- a CDS encoding ABC transporter permease: MRAAWAVARKELLILLRYPTWTVGLLVWPVLFPAGYVFFGRALAGPAGEGLAAFEARAGTADYVGYVLLGTTLWMVLNSALWMLGSHLRQEQWRGTLEANWVSPASRFGLLAGAGAAQVLQSLTLMGVTLVELRLLYGLEMRGSLALMALLLALSVLSVVGVGLTFASLVLWVRETEAMVFLVRGLFTVFAGITFPIDVMPAWMQGLARALPLTYAVRSLRGVALAGWGWDRVRGDALAIACFGVVSLVLGVGLFRVVERMARQTGSLAQY; the protein is encoded by the coding sequence GTGCGAGCCGCCTGGGCCGTGGCCCGCAAGGAGCTGCTCATCCTGCTGCGCTATCCGACGTGGACCGTGGGGCTGCTGGTCTGGCCGGTGCTCTTCCCCGCCGGCTACGTCTTCTTCGGGCGGGCCCTGGCCGGCCCGGCAGGCGAGGGGCTGGCGGCCTTCGAGGCCAGGGCCGGCACCGCCGACTATGTCGGCTACGTGCTGCTCGGCACCACGCTCTGGATGGTGCTCAACTCGGCGCTGTGGATGCTGGGGTCGCACCTGCGCCAGGAGCAGTGGCGAGGGACGCTGGAGGCCAACTGGGTCTCCCCCGCCTCCCGCTTCGGCCTGCTCGCGGGGGCGGGCGCGGCACAGGTGCTCCAGTCGCTGACGCTGATGGGCGTCACGCTCGTCGAGCTCCGGCTGCTGTACGGGCTCGAAATGAGGGGAAGTCTGGCCCTGATGGCGCTGCTCCTGGCGCTGTCGGTGCTCTCCGTGGTGGGGGTGGGCCTGACCTTCGCGAGCCTGGTGCTCTGGGTGCGAGAGACGGAGGCCATGGTCTTCCTGGTACGGGGGCTCTTCACGGTCTTCGCCGGCATCACCTTCCCCATCGACGTGATGCCGGCCTGGATGCAAGGCCTCGCGCGGGCCCTGCCGCTCACCTACGCGGTGCGCAGCCTGCGAGGGGTGGCCCTGGCGGGCTGGGGCTGGGACCGCGTCCGGGGCGACGCCCTCGCCATCGCCTGCTTCGGCGTCGTCTCGCTGGTGCTGGGCGTGGGGCTGTTTCGAGTGGTCGAGCGCATGGCCCGGCAGACGGGCAGCCTCGCCCAGTACTGA
- a CDS encoding ABC transporter ATP-binding protein yields the protein MSGDGVIVARDLTKRFRRRVARPSRLLRRLGRRRGSDDGTAAPSEWLVAVDSVSLEVRPGEVLGLLGPNGAGKSTLIRMLSTLVEPSSGRAAICGHDVLEAPAAARGCLGVVMAGERHLYWKLTGRENLHYFATLYRVPARAIPGRVEAVLDRLGLTARADELVERYSTGMRQRLSLARALLHDPPALLLDEPTLGLDPQAARTLRELVLELKAEGRAILLTTHYMEEADFLCDRVAIIDHGRIVACDTPSALKRRLAAHRLFRLEVAGLGHDLERLRARLGDLRLASAQEDQEASVTRLTLAFPDGRRDVADILDAVFAEGLHLLGFSVKEPTLEDVFIAMTGRALRD from the coding sequence GTGTCCGGCGACGGCGTCATCGTGGCACGTGACCTGACCAAGCGCTTCAGGCGGAGGGTCGCACGTCCGTCGCGGCTGCTCCGGCGTCTCGGGCGACGCCGAGGCAGCGACGATGGCACGGCCGCTCCCAGCGAGTGGCTGGTGGCCGTCGACTCGGTCAGCCTCGAGGTACGACCCGGCGAGGTGCTGGGGCTGCTGGGTCCCAACGGGGCGGGCAAGAGCACCCTCATTCGGATGCTCTCGACCCTGGTGGAGCCCTCGAGCGGGCGCGCCGCCATCTGCGGGCACGACGTCTTGGAGGCGCCCGCGGCCGCGCGAGGCTGCCTCGGGGTCGTGATGGCCGGCGAGCGCCACCTCTACTGGAAGCTCACCGGCCGCGAGAACCTCCACTACTTCGCCACCCTCTACCGCGTGCCCGCCCGTGCCATCCCGGGCCGCGTCGAGGCGGTGCTGGACCGCCTCGGCCTCACCGCACGCGCCGACGAGCTGGTCGAGCGCTACTCCACGGGCATGCGCCAGCGCCTCTCGCTGGCCAGGGCGCTGCTGCACGACCCGCCGGCGCTCTTGCTGGACGAGCCGACGCTGGGGCTGGACCCCCAGGCCGCCCGTACCCTGCGCGAGCTGGTGCTGGAGCTCAAGGCCGAGGGCCGGGCCATCCTGCTGACGACCCACTACATGGAGGAGGCGGACTTCCTCTGCGACCGGGTCGCCATCATCGACCACGGGCGGATCGTGGCCTGCGACACCCCCTCCGCGCTCAAGCGCCGGCTGGCGGCCCATCGCCTCTTTCGACTGGAGGTGGCCGGCCTCGGCCACGACCTCGAGCGATTGAGGGCGCGTCTCGGCGACCTGCGTCTGGCGTCGGCCCAGGAGGACCAGGAGGCGTCGGTCACCCGCCTCACGCTGGCCTTTCCCGACGGCCGGCGCGACGTGGCCGACATCCTCGACGCCGTCTTTGCCGAGGGGCTTCACCTGCTGGGGTTCTCCGTCAAGGAGCCCACGCTCGAGGATGTCTTCATCGCCATGACGGGTCGGGCGCTGCGCGATTGA
- the msrA gene encoding peptide-methionine (S)-S-oxide reductase MsrA, which translates to MSTGARREVATLGGGCFWCLEAAFQGVKGVHAVVSGYAGGHVEHPTYEQVCTGTTGHAEVVQVTFDPSVIRYEQILEIFFAIHDPTTPDRQGADVGPQYRSVIFYHSPEQRAAAERVIQRLEREGVWEAPIVTQVVPFERFYPAEAYHQRYYERNPFQPYCQLVIAPKLAKMRRAFAHLLRERAAPAGV; encoded by the coding sequence ATGAGCACCGGTGCGCGTCGTGAGGTGGCCACCCTCGGCGGCGGCTGCTTCTGGTGTCTGGAGGCGGCCTTCCAGGGTGTCAAGGGGGTGCACGCGGTGGTCTCCGGCTACGCAGGCGGCCACGTGGAGCACCCGACCTACGAGCAGGTCTGCACGGGCACCACGGGGCACGCCGAGGTGGTGCAGGTCACCTTCGATCCGTCGGTCATCCGCTACGAGCAGATCCTGGAGATCTTCTTCGCCATCCACGACCCGACGACCCCCGACCGGCAGGGCGCCGACGTGGGGCCCCAGTACCGCTCCGTCATCTTCTACCACTCGCCCGAGCAGAGGGCAGCCGCCGAGCGCGTCATCCAGCGGCTCGAGCGCGAGGGCGTCTGGGAGGCGCCCATCGTGACACAGGTGGTCCCCTTCGAGCGCTTCTATCCTGCCGAGGCTTATCATCAGCGCTACTACGAGCGCAACCCCTTCCAGCCCTACTGCCAGCTGGTCATCGCGCCCAAACTGGCCAAGATGAGGCGAGCCTTCGCCCATCTGCTGCGAGAGCGAGCCGCTCCGGCCGGCGTCTGA
- a CDS encoding potassium/proton antiporter — translation MPVDTYSALQAIPIERTFLAVSILMGVSLVMARTAGRLGVPALVLFLLVGMLAGSEGPGGIAFDDPWLAQFLGIGALAIILFAGGLDTEWKQVRPVLGPAATLATVGVAATAGLVGLFATWVLGWDLLDGLLVGAVISSTDAAAVFMVLRSKHVALRGSLAPLLELESGSNDPMAILLTTFFIQLLTLPQTTPLQMAGHFVVQMALGGLLGYGLGRVGLWLLHRMHFEQEALYPLLSMAIAGFIYSLVATLGGSGFLAVYVAGLVIGNSKLPYRRFLIRFNSTMAWLAQIVMFVTLGLLVFPSQLIEVAGPGMAMTAFLMFAARPVATVPLLLLFRRNWREALLVAWVGLRGAVPIILATLPRVAGVASAQLIFNVVFFVVVVSCLVQGTSIPYVAQWLRVAAPERVRRRVPIELVPHEAMDSDLMEIVVPQESPLAGKPVAQLGLPKETLIIMVGRNGRYRVPTGGTTVHGGDMLFVLGPPAVLEEVRARFERSEAETESDAGEELADAGPATQPLPAPRR, via the coding sequence GTGCCAGTCGACACCTACAGCGCCCTTCAAGCCATTCCCATCGAGCGCACCTTCCTGGCGGTCTCCATCCTGATGGGCGTCAGCCTGGTGATGGCGCGGACGGCCGGTCGCCTCGGCGTGCCCGCCCTGGTGCTCTTCTTGCTGGTGGGGATGCTCGCGGGCTCCGAGGGCCCCGGCGGCATCGCCTTCGATGACCCGTGGCTAGCGCAGTTTTTGGGGATCGGTGCGCTGGCCATCATCCTCTTCGCAGGCGGCCTCGACACCGAGTGGAAGCAGGTGCGACCCGTGCTGGGGCCCGCCGCTACGCTGGCCACGGTCGGCGTGGCGGCCACCGCAGGCTTGGTGGGGCTCTTCGCCACCTGGGTGCTGGGATGGGATCTCCTGGATGGCCTGCTGGTGGGAGCGGTCATCTCCTCTACCGACGCGGCGGCCGTCTTCATGGTGTTGCGCTCCAAGCATGTCGCCCTGCGGGGCAGCCTCGCCCCCCTGCTGGAGCTGGAGTCGGGCAGCAACGACCCCATGGCCATCCTGCTGACGACGTTCTTCATCCAGCTGCTGACCCTGCCCCAGACCACCCCACTTCAGATGGCCGGCCACTTCGTGGTGCAGATGGCGCTGGGCGGGTTGCTGGGCTACGGGCTCGGGCGGGTCGGTCTGTGGCTCTTGCACCGCATGCACTTCGAGCAGGAGGCCCTCTACCCCCTGCTATCCATGGCCATCGCCGGCTTCATCTACAGCCTGGTCGCCACGCTCGGCGGCAGCGGCTTCTTGGCGGTCTACGTCGCGGGCCTGGTCATCGGCAACTCGAAGTTGCCGTACCGGCGCTTCCTCATCCGCTTCAACTCCACGATGGCCTGGCTCGCCCAGATCGTCATGTTCGTCACCCTGGGGCTGCTGGTCTTCCCGAGCCAGCTCATCGAGGTGGCGGGCCCGGGCATGGCCATGACCGCCTTCCTCATGTTCGCGGCGCGTCCTGTGGCCACGGTGCCGCTCCTCCTGCTCTTCCGGCGCAACTGGCGAGAGGCGCTGCTGGTAGCGTGGGTCGGGCTGCGCGGGGCGGTGCCCATCATCCTGGCCACTCTCCCCCGGGTGGCCGGGGTGGCCAGCGCCCAGCTCATCTTCAACGTGGTCTTCTTCGTCGTGGTCGTCTCCTGCCTGGTCCAGGGGACCTCCATCCCCTACGTCGCGCAGTGGCTGCGGGTGGCCGCCCCCGAGCGGGTGCGGCGGCGTGTCCCCATCGAGCTCGTGCCCCACGAGGCCATGGACAGCGACCTGATGGAGATCGTGGTGCCCCAGGAGTCGCCCCTGGCGGGCAAGCCCGTGGCGCAGCTGGGACTCCCCAAGGAGACGCTCATCATCATGGTGGGCCGCAACGGCCGCTACCGGGTGCCGACGGGCGGCACCACGGTCCATGGGGGCGACATGCTCTTCGTCCTGGGCCCGCCGGCCGTGCTGGAGGAGGTGCGGGCCCGCTTCGAGCGGTCGGAGGCGGAGACCGAGTCGGACGCGGGAGAGGAGCTGGCCGACGCCGGCCCGGCAACCCAACCGCTGCCCGCCCCGCGTCGTTGA